In Antarcticibacterium arcticum, the genomic stretch ACAGTTTCAGAAGCAGTAGCGGTACATCCGTTCTCACCTGTTACAGTTACGGTATATGTTCCGGCCTCGCTTACTTCAAGAGCAGCAGAAGTTCCAACTACCATAGATCCATTGGACCAAGAGTAGCTTACTCCGCCAGAAGCGGTAAGAGTTAATGATGTGATGTTACAGCTTAGTTCCAATCCGCTGTTGCTTATTGCAGCAGCCGGAAGGGTATCGTCAAGAGTTACAGTTTCAGAAGCAGTAGCGGTACATCCGTTCTCACCTGTTACAGTTACGGTATATGTTCCGGCCTCGCTTACTTCAAGAGCAGCCGAAGTTCCCACTACCATAGATCCGTTAGACCAGGAGTAGCTTACTCCGCCAGAAGCGGTAAGGATTAGAGATGTGATGTTACAGCTAAGTTCCAATCCGCTGTTGCTGATTGCAGCAGCAGGTACTGTATTGTCAAGAGTAGTAGTTACTGAAGCAGTAGCGGTACACCCGTTAGCAGCAGTTACGGTTACAGTGAAAGTTCCGGCAGTAGATACTGTTAGGTTTGCTTCTGTTCCAACCACCTCAGATCCATTGGACCAGGAGTAGCTCACCCCACCTGAAGCGGTAAGAGTAGTTGAAGGAACAGAACAGCTAAGAGCAAGGCCGTTGTTATTTTCGATCTCCGCAACAGGTACTGTATTGTCAAGAGTAGTTGTTACTGAAGCAGTAGCGGTACATCCATTCTCACCGGTTACAGTTACAGTGAAAGTTCCGGCAGTAGATACTGTTAGGTTTGCTTCTGTTCCAACTACCTCAGATCCATTTGACCAGGAGTAGCTCACCCCACCTGACGCGGTAAGGGTTAGAGATGTGATGTTACAGCTTAGTTCCAATCCGCTGTTGCTGATTGCAGCAGCAGGAAGGGTATCGTCAAGCGTTACAGTTTCAGAAGCAGTAGCAGTACATCCGTTCTCACCAGTTACAGTTACAGTATAAGTTCCGGCCTCGCTTACTTCAAGAGCAGCAGAAGTTCCCACTACCATAGATCCGTTAGACCAGGAGTAGCTTACGCCACCTGAGGCGGTAAGAGTTAATGATGTGATGTTACAGCTAAGTTCCAATCCGCTATTGCTTATTGCAGCAGCAGGTACTGTATTGTCAAGAGTAGTTGTTACTGAAGCAGTAGCGGTACACCCGTTAGCAGCAGTTACGGTCACAGTGAAAGTTCCGGCAGTAGATACTGTTAGGTTTGCTTCTGTTCCAACTACCTCAGATCCATTTGACCAGGAGTAGCTCACCCCACCTGACGCGGTAAGGGTAGTTGAAGGAACAGAACAGCTAAGAGCAAGTCCGTTGTTGTTTTCGATCTCCGCAACAGGTACTGTATTGTCAAGAGTAGTTGTTACTGAAGCAGTAGCGGTACATCCATTCTCACCTGTTACAGTTACAGTGAAAGTTCCGGCAGTAGATACTGTTAAGTTTGCTTCTGTTCCAACTACCTCAGATCCATTAGACCAGGAGTAGCTCACCCCACCAGAAGCGGTAAGAGTAGTTGAAGGAACAGAACAGCTAAGAGCAAGTCCGTTGTTGTTTTCGATCTCAGCAACAGGTACTGTATTGTCAAGAGTAGTAGTTACTGAAGAAGTAGCGGTACATCCATTGGCAGCAGTTACGGTTACAGTGAAAGTTCCGGCAGTAGTTACTGTTAATTCAGCTTCTGTTCCAACAACCTCAGATCCATTAGACCAGGAGTAGCTCACCCCACCTGAAGCGGTAAGGGTAGTTGAAGGATTTGCACAGCTAAGAGCAAGGCCGTTGTTGTTTGCGATATTGGCAACCGGAAGAGGTTTTACAATAATTTTCACTTCAAGTCTTTCACTTTCACATTCTCCTTCCTTAAATGAACTAACCCATACAGAATATTCTCCCGCCTCGCTTGTATTGGTATTAACTGTGGGAGTTCCGGTTAGAGGTGTTTCAGCGGTAGCTGAAGTATAATAATTAATACTATATCCGGGAGTAACTGTTACATCGTAATCCTGAACTCCTTCTCCTATACAATAAGATTGGTCCTCAACTACGGGAAGAGGGGAAGAAACAGGTATTGTAACATCTACAGTTACAGATTTTGGACAACCTGCCGTGGTAAACGAGTAAGTTATTGTGTAAGTTCCGGGAGTGCTGCTTTCTAAATTTATAGCACCTGTTGAACTATTTATTGTTAAACCGTTGGTGGAAGAAAAGGTTCCACCCTGTACTCCATTTATAAGCGGGGAGGCAGAAGCGCCGCAAAAATCAGCAGGATTATATTCAATGCTTGCAGTCCCAAGGTTTAGTTTTACATCTACAGGAGTTACAAAATCGTACAAAGAAGCTGTAGCTGCCGCAGAGGCCTTGGTCTTTACAAGAACATTTCCAATTGTGATTCCCTGGCAGGGATTTGAAGCTCCGAAAAATGCGGAAATATTAATTGCTGCTTCTACAAATTGATAAGGTTGGTATTGATTACTTCCAAAAGCTCCTAACGCAGTATTAACAGTGCTGGTATTTGTCATTCCGAACCTGTTTGGGCCGGGATTATTTTTAAGAACATAATCGTAACCTGGTCCCACTGCTTCCCACTCAAAATAACTTATGGTAGCAAGACTTCCACCATTTGTATATTCCACTGCTATCAAAAGATCGCCTAAAGTTCTCCCACCGTTAGGTCCGGCAGATGAAAAGGTTCCTCCGGCTATTGGGGTAACTTTGTTTTGTAATAATTCAAAATCTATATAGGCGGTTCCGTTTACTTCCAAACGGTCACTGGCTAATATTAACCATTGATCATTATTATTATCCTCACCCAGGTGGACAAGGATATTATTTATATCACCTTTTCCTGTGGCTTTCCCTGTAGTCCATTTCCAGGTATTAGGATCATCATTGAATTTTCCACCACCCTGAAAAATATTATCCGTATTTGAATTGTATGGATCTGTAATCCTAAAGGTTCTTGTAGCATCTACAGGAGTTCCATTGGCATTAAATACAAACCCACCGGTACCTGAAGTTCCCGGAAGCCAGTCGCCAATACCCGATTGAGGGGTATTTGCCTGAAGATCGCCATCTATGTGAAAACCACCGGTGGGTTCTACAACCGGCGCTGTTTGAGCGAAAAGGTTCCCGGTAGATAGTAAACCTATTGAAAGGACCAATATCACCGAAGGAAAGCGAATGATCTTTTTATTTTCCAATGCTATTCCCATAGCATTTAAAAAAGAGACCAAAAATGCGAGAGTAGTTTTCCAAATCATAATTTACATCTTTGAATTATATAATTCTATTTTTGAAACTTACCGCTAGCGGAAAAGTTTCCTTTATTTTTATTCAGACGATAATAAGATGATTTGTAGGGTTACAATCATCAAAATGTTCAATAAAATGGACATTTATAATTAACACGGAAGATTGCTGTCGGGGGAATCTTTGACAAATCGATTTGGGGACCAATTTGGATTTTGTATTAATTATTATGTAAAATTATTATAAAACTTTCCTAAAAAAAGAAATCTGTAAATTATTAGATATAATACCAATTTAATGGCATGAAATACACCTTTTGATGAAAAAGAAAGGGGGAAAATCCCCATTTTATTTATCAAAATCATTAAAGTCGAACTAACTTTTATGAAAAATCAATACTGGAAATCAAGTATTTGTGCCTAAAAATTGAAGGATTCTGTATGGGGATATTTTAAGGAAAGAATTAAAATTTAATGGATAATTTCAGATTATTGCAAGGGGAATTATTCATAATTCGAATCATAATTATTATCCTGTGGCCGGAGTTTTTTTAGGTGTAGTTTAAAAACTAAAATTTCCCTGATGGTCTCTTCAACGGCTTTTTGCACTTTACTTATATCCTCAAAAATTCCATAAAAAATTTTTACCCTGCCACTGTCCTCATCGCGCTAAAACTCGTAAATTGCAGCAAAGTGTAGAATATGAATAAAAATTTAGCACATTACCGCCGGGTTTATTCCAAAGGCGCGTTACTTGAATCTGAAATTCCGCAGGAGCCCCTGGAATTGTTCAACCATTGGTTTCACGAGATGGAAAAGATCAAAAATCCTATTGAGGTAAATGCCATGACGGTTGCGACAATAGACAGTGAGGGTATGCCCAAAAGCAGGGTAATATTGCTAAAGGAATATAGTAAAGAAGGTTTTGTGTTCTATACTAATTATACGTCTGAAAAAGGCAGGTCCCTTGAAATAAATCCTAAGATATGTCTCTCTTTTTTCTGGCCGGAGATGGAAAGACAGGTAATAATACAAGGGAAAGCTGAAAAATTTTCAGAAGAAAAAGCAATTGAATATTTTCAAACAAGGCCACGGGGCAGCCAGTTGGGTGCCTGGGCCTCCAATCAAAGCAGTGAGATCGCCTCCCGGGAAGTTCTCGAAAAAAGCCTTAGAGAGCTTGAAATAAAATATGAGGATATGGAAATTCCCAAACCCGAACATTGGGGAGGATACCTGGTACGGCCCGAAAATATTGAATTTTGGCAGGGAAGGCCAAATAGATTACATGACCGCATTCTTTATGAAAAAGATGCATCTAACTGGAATATAAAAAGACTTGCACCGTAATGAAGCGATTGATATTGATAAGACATGGGAAGTCTTCGTGGGAATATGATGTGGCCGATGATAAAAGGCCACTTAAAAAACGCGGTTTTAAAGATGGAGAACTAATAGCGGGAACTTTCGAGAAATTCTTTGATAAACCCGTAGTTATCTATAGCAGTCCGGCGGTAAGAGCCTTAGAGACAGCTAAAATTTTTAAGGACAAATTGAAGGTAGAGGATAAAAACTTTAATATCAAACCGGGTTTATATACTTTCAGTAAAGCAGACCTGCTGTCACAAATAAGCAAGTGTGAAGATTCTATTCCAAAACTAATGGTCTTTGGCCACAACCCGGCGATGACGGGGTTAGTGAATGAGCTGGGAGATAAACATTTTGATAATATTCCCACTACCGGCCTAACCGTAATAGATTTTGATTCCCCTTCCTGGAGCGCCCTGGGCAAAGGAAAAACCATTATGCACCTGTTCCCCAAAAATCTTCGATAACATTTAATGAATAGTTATAAGTACATAAACAGAGAGTTAAGCTGGCTGCAATTTAATGCCAGGGTGTTACAGGAGGCCGAAGATGAAACCGTACCGCTTATTGAAAGATTGAGGTTCCTTGGGATTTTTTCCAATAATCTTGATGAATTCTTCAAGGTGCGCTATGCTACAATTAAAAGGATAGATCTTGCGGGTAAGAATGCAAAAAGCGTCCTGGGAGGTATCAAAGCAGGGAAACTCCTTGAGGAGATCACCCAGATTGTTATCGACCAGCAATCTGAAAGCCTTGAAGTACTGGACAAGATCCAGGAAAAACTAAAGGACCACAATGTTTTTATAATTAATGAAAAACAGGTTTCCCCAAGCCAGGAGGCTTATGTGAAAAACTATTTCTTATCCAAAGTGAGTCCCGCGCTGGTTACCATCATATTAAATGACCTGGTAAAAATTCCCAGTTTAAAAGATAGTGCAGCTTACCTCGCGGTAAAGATGGTAATGAAAGAAGAAGCTCCTGCACAGGGCATCTCAAAACTACTACACCGGCAGGTACGGGATAGAAAATATGTATTGATAGAGATCCCCCGAAGCATTAACCGGTTTGTGGTTTTGCCAGAGGAGGATGGGAAACAATACATTATCCTGCTCGATGACTTAATAAGGTTTAACCTCAAGACCATCTTCAATATTTTTGAATATGAGAGCGTATCTGCCCATATGATAAAAATTACAAGGGATGCCGAGCTGGATATTGACAGTGACCTTAGTAAAAGTTTTATTGAAAAGATATCAATGAGCGTAAAGGACCGTATAAAAGGGGATCCTGTACGCTTTGTATATGATATGAATATCGATGAAGATACCCTTAGCTTTCTTATGGCTAAAATGGGCATTGATTCTACAGATAGTATCATCCCCGGCGGGAGATACCATAACCGCAGGGATTATATGAACTTTCCAAGTTTGGGTAAAGATGAATTGCTTTACAAGGCAATTGACCCCCTTCCTATTCCGGGATTGGTGCTCCAGGGTAGTTTACTGGGAATGATAGCGAAAAAAGATTATTTGCTTTATGCTCCCTATCAGGCATTTCAATATGTTGTAAAATTCCTGAGGGAGGCTGCACTGGACCCAAAAGTAAGATCTATAAAAATCACAATTTATCGCCTTGCAAAGATTTCCCACATTGCCAGTTCCCTTATAAATGCTGTTAAGAACGGAAAAAAAGTAACCGTACAAATTGAATTGCGTGCAAGGTTTGACGAGGTTGCAAACATACGTTATGCTGAACAAATGCAGCAGGAGGGCGTGAACCTTATATTTGGGGTAACAGGCCTGAAGGTGCATTCCAAAATTTGCGTTATTGAAAGGGAAGAGAATGGGAAACTACATAAATATGGGTTTATAAGTACCGGGAATTTTAATGAATCCACCTCCAGGATCTATACCGATTATACATTGTTTACCGCGCATCAGGAAATTTTAAAGGAACTCAATAAGGTATTTGATTTCTTTGAAATAAACTATAAAGTGAGCCGGTATAAGCATTTGCTGGTATCGCCCCATTATACCAGAACCGCTCTTATAAAATTGATCACTACTGAAATTGAAAATGCCCAAAAAGGGAGAAAAGCGGGCATAAAACTTAAGGTGAACAGCCTGTCTGATTTTACTCTTATAGACAAACTTTATGAAGCAAGTAGGGCAGGGGTAAAGATAAAATTAATTGTAAGGGGGATTTGTTCATTAATCCCTGGGGTGCCGGGACAAAGTGAAAATATTGAGGCTATTTCTATTCTTGATAAATTCCTGGAACATCCGCGGGTTTATATTTTCGAAAATGAAGGGGATCCAAAGATCTATATATCATCGGCAGACTGGATGACGCGTAATATGGATTACCGGGTAGAAGTTTCCTGCCCTATTTATGATGAGAGTATTAAAAATGAGATCCTTGAAACCTTTAATATAAGTTGGGAAGATAATGTAAAAGCCCGGGTGCATTCCCTGGCCCAGGACAATGCATACAGAAGAAATGATAAGCCACCCCTGCGTTCCCAGTTTGCCTTGTATGAATATTATCAGAAAAAGTTAGAAAAAATTTCAGTTTGATTCAACAAAGAAAATTTGCGGCAATAGATATTGGTTCCAATGCGGTGCGGTTATTAATTTCAACTATCACAGAGCAGGAAGGAAAAGAGCCTATTTTTAAAAAAACTTCCCTGGTTAGGGTTCCAATCCGGCTGGGAGCCGATGTTTTTATGCATCAGGTAATTTCAGAAGAAAATACCTCCCGCATGATCGATACTATGCAGGCTTTTAAACTTCTTATGAAAACTCATAAGATTGAGAGATACCAGGCCTGTGCTACTTCAGCAATGCGGGAAGCGGCCAATGGGAGGGAAGTTGCTGATACTATTGCTGAAAAAACAGGGGTAAATATTGACATTATAGACGGGAATCATGAAGCAGCAATGATCGCGGCTACAGATCTTCACACCTTTATTCAAAGCGATAAGACCTACCTTTATGTAGACGTGGGTGGGGGTAGTACAGAGTTTACTTTATATTCCGGTGGGGAAACAATTGCATCCAAATCTTTTAAACTTGGTACGGTACGTCTGCTAAAAAACCTTGTGGAAGATGAAGTTTGGGATGAAGTGGAAACCTGGACCAAAGAACTATCAAAACAATACCCTAAAATTGATCTTCTGGGCTCCGGAGGTAACATCAATAACATTTTTAAGAGCAGCGGTAAATCTATAGGAAAACCTCTTAGTTTTCTTTATTTGAGTTCCTATTACCAGCTTTTAAATTCCTTTACTTATGAAGAGAGGATCACAGAGCTTAATTTGAATGCAGACAGGGCCGACGTTATTATACCTGCGGCAAAGATCTATCTCTCTGCGATGAAATGGACCAAAGCCCGAAGAATTTATGTGCCTAAAATAGGACTTGCAGATGGGATCATTAAATCCCTCTACCAGGAGAGCCTCAATTAACCGTGAATGCTTTCTTTTTTGCCCAGGTCTTTCATTATTTCGGCTTCAAACTGAAGTAGTTCCTGCCATTTTTTATCTACACGCTCCCTCTCGCCGTACTGCCTTACAAAATTAAGGAAGAGCGTATAATGGTTGGCCTCGCTTATCATTAACTGCCGGTAAAATTCCCGAAGCTCCGCATCCTCCAATTCTTCTGAAAGTAACCTGAAGCGCTCGCAGCTTCTGGCTTCAATTAGCGCAGCGATCAATAACCTGTGTACCATTTGGTCTATCCTGCTGCCGCCTTTGGGAAAGAATTCCCGGAGCCTTATCACGTATTCATCTTTCCGGTCCCAGCCCAGTTCAATTCCCCTGGCCTGAAGTTTTTCATGTACCATTTTAAAATGGCCCATTTCCTCTCTTACCAAAGCAACCATCTCCTTGACAAGTTCAGGGAATTCAGGGAAGCTAACTATAAGGGAGATAGCGGTAGATGCAGCTTTTTGCTCACACCAAGCGTGGTCTATAAGAATTTCTTCTATGTTCTTATCGGCAATTTTTGCCCATCGCGGGTCGGTAGGAAGTTTCAGGCCAAGCATACTTACAGGTCAAGGTCAAAGGTGGTTCGCAATTTCTCAATAAGCGGATTTTTCTCCTTCAGCTTATTGTATTTTTCAATATTGGTGAAAGCAAATTTTTTGGCAGTGGTCTCATTCACCTGAATTTCCAGGGTAATGAGGGTATTCTGCAATTTTTTCTTCAAAAAGGCCATTAGAGGGTTTTGTCCGCGTTCCAGGTCTTTTTTCATCGTATCTGCCGGGAGGACAATTGAAATGGTATTTTCATTCACCGTGGGCATATCTGTTTCCATAATAGAGGCTAGGATCTTTTCTCCTTTATTCTTCAGGCGGTGGATATATTCATCCCAGGCCGCGTGCAGCTGGGTTTCATTGAATTTTTCAGATTTTACCTCGGCTGCTTTAGCCTCATTTCCCTGTTGCCTTGCCAGCATTTCCTTTTTTAGGCGAATGCTTTTCAGGGAAAGTCCTGAGACTTTCTCCTGGCTAAGATCTGTTACAGGAATCGGTTTGGTTTCTTCAGATTCTGGCTCTGGCTCTGCTGCAGGAACATCTTCTGCAGGCTGGGTATGGCAATTTGATTTTTCAGGATCTGGCAAACCTTCTTTAGGCGATGGTACTTCAGCCGGAGCAGCTATTTCCGGATCGGGGATCTGGGAGGTTGCTTCGGGTGCAGAACTTCCCACAGCGTATTCCTCATTGGTAATAAGCTTTTTTTCTTCCGAAGAAAGTTTTACCGCAGGTGCAGCTGGAGTAAAGGATTTAAAATTTGCCGCGGGAATTATAAAGTGCTCAGGCTTTTTTTTTTCTCCATCAAAAGTGATGGAGGCGAGCTGCATAAGGCATAGTTCTACAAGCAATCGTTGGTTACGGCTGCTTTTATATTTAAGGTCACAATCATTGGCCAGTTCAATGCCCTGCATTAAAAATGCTTCACTGGTAAGCCTGGACTGTTCATAATAACTCATTTTGGTGGTTTCACCCACCTCCAGTAAATTGATGGTCTTGGGATTTCTGCAAACCAACAGGTCTCGGAAATGTGAAGCAAGGCCGGCAATAAAATGGTGCCCGTCAAAACCACGCGCCAGGATCTCATTGAATTCAACAAGCAGCTGCGGGATATTGTTTTCCAGGATCAACCCGGTAATATTTAGATAGGTCTCGTAATCCAGGACGTTCAGGTTCTCGGTTACCGCCTGCCGGGTCAAATTGTTACCGCTAAAACTTACCACACGATCATAAATAGATAGGGCATCACGCATAGCGCCATCTGCCTTTTGGGCAATAATGTGCAGGGCATCCTCATCTGCAGTTACGCCTTCTTCGCCGGCAATATAAGTAAGGTAGTTTTTTACATCATTTACCGTGATCCTCTTAAAATCGAAGATCTGACAACGGGAAAGAATGGTAGGGATTATTTTATGTTTCTCTGTAGTGGCAAGTATGAAAATGGCGTGTTTCGGCGGCTCTTCCAGGGTCTTTAAAAATGCATTAAAAGCACTGGTAGAGAGCATATGCACCTCATCAATAATATAAACTTTATAGTTCCCCACCTGCGGCGGAATTCTCACCTGATCGGTAAGATTTCGAATATCGTCTACAGAGTTGTTGGAGGCGGCATCCAGTTCAAAAATGTTGAAGGCAAAATCCTCATCTGGTTGTTGGGTGCCGTCATGGTTGATCATTTTGGCAAGAATACGGGCACAGGTAGTTTTTCCTACCCCCCGTGGCCCGGTAAATAACAAGGCCTGCGCAAGGTGATCATTCTTAATGGCATTAAGGAGGGTATTGGTAATAGCCTGCTGGCCCACCACATCATTAAAGGTTTGGGGACGGTACTTTCTGGCCGATACTACAAAATGCTCCATGGAAATATAATTGGAAACAAATATAAAAAACCCAACCCGAAGTACTCATATTAATCTGCTATTTTTCGGGTATTTTCTGTGAGGGGAGAGAAAGCAGGTTAAGCGCATTTATATACCCGTGAAATGTACTTTTGTGCGAGCCTGAAGGTTTAATTGAGAATCAATTCTACATTAATAGGCAAATGATCGCTTCCTATATTTTCTCCCGTATTTCTGTCTATTACGCTGAAGTTTTCTGAAACCAGGCAATGGTCCAAAGTGGTTTGCAAGATTTTGAGACCGGCAGGCCAGGTAGGCAACTGGCCGAATCCTTTCCGGGTATCTTTAAGGCCTCCCTTTAATAATTGTTTAAAATGTGCCGAAAAAGAAGAGGTGTTAAGATCCCCAATAATAATAAGGTTTTCTGAATAGCGGGGCCTATATGTCATAATGTTTGCGAGCTGCTTATTGCGATGTTCAAACATCCATTGACCTACAGGCGGCACAGGATGGGTTGCAATTATAGTGACCGGTTTATCCTCAAGCATAAATTGTCCTACCAGGGAGGGTTTATTGTTTAGCCCGAAATATTCGATCGCAGTATTAATTTCAATTTTGCTTAGAATTGCTATCCCAAAATTATCTTCCCGCGGTACCAGGGTTTGATATTCGTAGCGGTCCAGAAAAGGTTCCAATTTCGTTTTCCAGTTTTCTGTGAATTCCATTAACACTAGTAGATCCGGATCTTGCCGACTTATATAATTTTGGACCTCCCCAAAACCGGTGTTGCCGGAAAGTAAATTGATCCCGGTTATTTTTAATTTTAGATCTTCATTTTTAATTTCTACGGAAGGCCCCATGTAGAGCGGAAATATAAAGTATGCATTCCAGCAGATGATTAAAAGCAATAGAATCATAGCCGGGGCTTTTTGCCGAAGCAAAAAAATCACAGCAATTAACAACAACAGGGAAATGACAATAAACTGAACTTTAAAATGAGCGAGATTATCTGCGATCCAGTAATCCGGCAGAAGATGGGGAACCATAGAAAATACCAGAACTCCTATGATGGACAACCAGATAATAAAAAGACGAAATTTCATAGGGGGAGTATTCTTTCTTTGAATGGACTCTAAAATAACCTGTCCATTTTTTTATTTATTTCCCATTTTATTAATAATTTCCCGCAGTAAGTCATTTTGCTCCTGCCGTAGGGAGATAAATTTATTTACCCATTTATAAATGAGGTAAAATACCCCAAATATAATGGCCAGGTAAACCACAAATATGAGCAAAGGAATTATAGCAAATGTATTCATGTGTGTATTTTAAGGATTAGTTAAACGGTAAGATAATAAAAAATTTGCCCCTGGCTTCATATGGATATTGCGCCCCTTCAGGGCTTTTTTTATTTTCACCTTTATCCGATGGGCTACACCCATTTCTTGTGGATCGCGCCCCTTTAGGGCTATTTTTGATTTATTTTCTTTATCCGATGGGCTTCACCCATCTCTTGTGGATTTCGCCCCTTCAGGGCTTTTTTGGTTTATTTTCTTTATCCGATGGGCTTCACCCATCTCTTATGTATTGCGCCCCTTCAGGGCTTTTTTTGGTTTATTTTTTTTCCGATGGGCAACACCCATCTCTTGTGGATTTCGCCCCTTCAGGGCTTTTTTCATTAGTCCATGGGCTACACCCCTCAATGCTTTTTTATTGTTGGGTCAATGTATATTTATCTCCGTTGGGCCCCTTTAATATCAGGGTTTTATTATTTAAATTAAAATCCCATTCCCCGCTAAGAATTAATGTCCAGTCAAATTCGGCGGTCCAGGGACAGGTATTGTAAAAAGTGATTTTGTTTCCGGAAATGGAATAAGTTCCCTTGCAAATTGCCGGAAATTTTTCGACTTCAGTCTGGCCGGTGAAGGTCCCGTTGGTAAAAGTTAGCTCAACGTTGGAAGTGGTTCCATTTCGCTCAAAAATCCCACTGTAATTTCCATCTATTTTAGTTTCAGGATTGTCACCATCATTGGTGCAGCTAATCGATATTGTTGCTAACAGAAATAGTATAAAAATTCTCGCTTTCATGATTTTGATTTTTAATTGCAATAATTGAGGGTTATTAAAGCAGTTACCCGTTTAGACTAAATTTAATTGGTGTAATTCAAGCCTCACATTCTCTTTTGCCTGATTTTCATATGCTTTCC encodes the following:
- the pdxH gene encoding pyridoxamine 5'-phosphate oxidase is translated as MNKNLAHYRRVYSKGALLESEIPQEPLELFNHWFHEMEKIKNPIEVNAMTVATIDSEGMPKSRVILLKEYSKEGFVFYTNYTSEKGRSLEINPKICLSFFWPEMERQVIIQGKAEKFSEEKAIEYFQTRPRGSQLGAWASNQSSEIASREVLEKSLRELEIKYEDMEIPKPEHWGGYLVRPENIEFWQGRPNRLHDRILYEKDASNWNIKRLAP
- a CDS encoding SixA phosphatase family protein, with translation MKRLILIRHGKSSWEYDVADDKRPLKKRGFKDGELIAGTFEKFFDKPVVIYSSPAVRALETAKIFKDKLKVEDKNFNIKPGLYTFSKADLLSQISKCEDSIPKLMVFGHNPAMTGLVNELGDKHFDNIPTTGLTVIDFDSPSWSALGKGKTIMHLFPKNLR
- the ppk1 gene encoding polyphosphate kinase 1 — its product is MNSYKYINRELSWLQFNARVLQEAEDETVPLIERLRFLGIFSNNLDEFFKVRYATIKRIDLAGKNAKSVLGGIKAGKLLEEITQIVIDQQSESLEVLDKIQEKLKDHNVFIINEKQVSPSQEAYVKNYFLSKVSPALVTIILNDLVKIPSLKDSAAYLAVKMVMKEEAPAQGISKLLHRQVRDRKYVLIEIPRSINRFVVLPEEDGKQYIILLDDLIRFNLKTIFNIFEYESVSAHMIKITRDAELDIDSDLSKSFIEKISMSVKDRIKGDPVRFVYDMNIDEDTLSFLMAKMGIDSTDSIIPGGRYHNRRDYMNFPSLGKDELLYKAIDPLPIPGLVLQGSLLGMIAKKDYLLYAPYQAFQYVVKFLREAALDPKVRSIKITIYRLAKISHIASSLINAVKNGKKVTVQIELRARFDEVANIRYAEQMQQEGVNLIFGVTGLKVHSKICVIEREENGKLHKYGFISTGNFNESTSRIYTDYTLFTAHQEILKELNKVFDFFEINYKVSRYKHLLVSPHYTRTALIKLITTEIENAQKGRKAGIKLKVNSLSDFTLIDKLYEASRAGVKIKLIVRGICSLIPGVPGQSENIEAISILDKFLEHPRVYIFENEGDPKIYISSADWMTRNMDYRVEVSCPIYDESIKNEILETFNISWEDNVKARVHSLAQDNAYRRNDKPPLRSQFALYEYYQKKLEKISV
- a CDS encoding Ppx/GppA phosphatase family protein — protein: MIQQRKFAAIDIGSNAVRLLISTITEQEGKEPIFKKTSLVRVPIRLGADVFMHQVISEENTSRMIDTMQAFKLLMKTHKIERYQACATSAMREAANGREVADTIAEKTGVNIDIIDGNHEAAMIAATDLHTFIQSDKTYLYVDVGGGSTEFTLYSGGETIASKSFKLGTVRLLKNLVEDEVWDEVETWTKELSKQYPKIDLLGSGGNINNIFKSSGKSIGKPLSFLYLSSYYQLLNSFTYEERITELNLNADRADVIIPAAKIYLSAMKWTKARRIYVPKIGLADGIIKSLYQESLN
- the miaE gene encoding tRNA-(ms[2]io[6]A)-hydroxylase, with amino-acid sequence MLGLKLPTDPRWAKIADKNIEEILIDHAWCEQKAASTAISLIVSFPEFPELVKEMVALVREEMGHFKMVHEKLQARGIELGWDRKDEYVIRLREFFPKGGSRIDQMVHRLLIAALIEARSCERFRLLSEELEDAELREFYRQLMISEANHYTLFLNFVRQYGERERVDKKWQELLQFEAEIMKDLGKKESIHG
- a CDS encoding DNA polymerase III subunit gamma/tau yields the protein MEHFVVSARKYRPQTFNDVVGQQAITNTLLNAIKNDHLAQALLFTGPRGVGKTTCARILAKMINHDGTQQPDEDFAFNIFELDAASNNSVDDIRNLTDQVRIPPQVGNYKVYIIDEVHMLSTSAFNAFLKTLEEPPKHAIFILATTEKHKIIPTILSRCQIFDFKRITVNDVKNYLTYIAGEEGVTADEDALHIIAQKADGAMRDALSIYDRVVSFSGNNLTRQAVTENLNVLDYETYLNITGLILENNIPQLLVEFNEILARGFDGHHFIAGLASHFRDLLVCRNPKTINLLEVGETTKMSYYEQSRLTSEAFLMQGIELANDCDLKYKSSRNQRLLVELCLMQLASITFDGEKKKPEHFIIPAANFKSFTPAAPAVKLSSEEKKLITNEEYAVGSSAPEATSQIPDPEIAAPAEVPSPKEGLPDPEKSNCHTQPAEDVPAAEPEPESEETKPIPVTDLSQEKVSGLSLKSIRLKKEMLARQQGNEAKAAEVKSEKFNETQLHAAWDEYIHRLKNKGEKILASIMETDMPTVNENTISIVLPADTMKKDLERGQNPLMAFLKKKLQNTLITLEIQVNETTAKKFAFTNIEKYNKLKEKNPLIEKLRTTFDLDL
- a CDS encoding endonuclease/exonuclease/phosphatase family protein, coding for MKFRLFIIWLSIIGVLVFSMVPHLLPDYWIADNLAHFKVQFIVISLLLLIAVIFLLRQKAPAMILLLLIICWNAYFIFPLYMGPSVEIKNEDLKLKITGINLLSGNTGFGEVQNYISRQDPDLLVLMEFTENWKTKLEPFLDRYEYQTLVPREDNFGIAILSKIEINTAIEYFGLNNKPSLVGQFMLEDKPVTIIATHPVPPVGQWMFEHRNKQLANIMTYRPRYSENLIIIGDLNTSSFSAHFKQLLKGGLKDTRKGFGQLPTWPAGLKILQTTLDHCLVSENFSVIDRNTGENIGSDHLPINVELILN